CTTCCCACGTTTCAGACAGGGGAATTGCCGTCTGACCAACAGCCAGACTTGTCAAAAACAGAAAGATAACCGTTGCGATTAAGCTGATCAGACCGATTAGTTTTAGAATTGGGGAACGTAACATGATAACGCCTCTTCTTTCATGAGAAAAAGGGGACGCAATATGCCTCCCCTTCACTCAAATCTTATTGCTCAAGCTCAAAATATTCATACATATCATCAAGCATCAGGTTCGCAGCCTGCAAACCGCCAGCCATATTCCATGCAACTTCATCCACTGTAAATACATTGTCGTTCTTCACAGCTTCAAGGTTCTGATAAAGCGGGTGAGCCGTCCAGTCTTCAAATGTATTCTGCACATCCGGTGTATCCTCCATGAACTGGAAGAACACGTCTGCATTCATCTGTGGAATCGCTTCCTTATCATTCAACATCACAATTTCTTCATTTTGACCCTGCAATTCAATCGGCTCTTCAAATCCTGCTTCCTGCAGAATCGATCCGGCAAAGCCAGTCACATAAATACGTGCGTGATCTGCACGGTAGTTCAGTACAGCAGCACTCATCGGCCAATTCTCATTAGAAGCGATCTTTTCCTGAAAATCAGCAATGCGGCTGTCCCAATCAGCTAAAAGTGTTTCAGCCTTCTCTTCTTCTCCGAGCGCCTGACCAATCAGGTTTGTTGTTTCTTTAAAATCATAG
This region of Jeotgalibacillus malaysiensis genomic DNA includes:
- a CDS encoding achromobactin-binding periplasmic protein; amino-acid sequence: MNKKLLLLIVACLVSAFVLAACGGSEDEATDATESDSGTASESAESEGGAIEVEHAMGTTTLEEKPERVVSLYQGATDTVLEFDVTPVGVVESWVQVPMYDYIKEDLQDVTYVGQETQPNLEEIAALEPDVIFASQIRHEEIYEQLSQIAPTIVNETIYDFKETTNLIGQALGEEEKAETLLADWDSRIADFQEKIASNENWPMSAAVLNYRADHARIYVTGFAGSILQEAGFEEPIELQGQNEEIVMLNDKEAIPQMNADVFFQFMEDTPDVQNTFEDWTAHPLYQNLEAVKNDNVFTVDEVAWNMAGGLQAANLMLDDMYEYFELEQ